A single region of the Thermoleophilum album genome encodes:
- a CDS encoding MlaE family ABC transporter permease has translation MMILTGRTIVSAVRPPYPYGSEFVQQFLFMLRLCWLPLMITTIAFGYGAPGLQAGNFLVIFGAIDRLGGFFVLASVREFAPIASAVILAGVGGTAITADLGARKIREELDALQVLGVDPVKNLVVPRFLALMIVTGLFDVYALIFGIFGGVLATLTFNAPLGPFFATLLNNATTTDLWGSVVKTTIFGAIIAIVSCYKGMTASGGAEGVGRAVNQAVVIEFLGIFAFNYVFTQTLLATHPEITSAIK, from the coding sequence ATGATGATCCTCACCGGACGCACGATCGTCTCCGCGGTCCGTCCGCCCTACCCGTACGGCAGCGAGTTCGTCCAGCAGTTCTTGTTCATGCTGAGGCTGTGCTGGCTGCCGTTGATGATCACCACCATCGCCTTCGGCTACGGCGCGCCGGGCTTGCAGGCCGGCAACTTCCTCGTGATCTTCGGCGCGATCGACCGCCTCGGCGGCTTCTTCGTGCTCGCGTCGGTGCGCGAGTTCGCGCCGATCGCCTCGGCGGTGATCCTGGCCGGTGTCGGCGGGACGGCGATCACCGCCGACCTTGGCGCGCGCAAGATCCGCGAGGAGCTCGACGCGCTGCAGGTGCTGGGCGTTGACCCGGTCAAGAACCTGGTGGTCCCGCGCTTTCTGGCGCTGATGATCGTTACGGGCCTGTTCGATGTCTACGCGCTGATCTTCGGAATCTTCGGTGGCGTTCTCGCCACGCTCACGTTCAATGCGCCGCTCGGTCCGTTCTTCGCGACGCTGCTCAACAACGCGACGACCACCGATCTTTGGGGGTCGGTCGTCAAAACCACGATCTTCGGCGCGATCATCGCGATCGTCTCCTGCTACAAGGGGATGACCGCCTCCGGTGGTGCCGAGGGCGTGGGCCGTGCCGTCAACCAAGCGGTGGTGATCGAGTTCCTCGGCATCTTCGCCTTCAACTACGTGTTCACGCAGACGCTGCTCGCCACGCATCCCGAGATCACCTCGGCGATCAAGTGA
- a CDS encoding DAPG hydrolase family protein → MASPEREEEVLKRLLERVPEAPEAVATAAAAPALAQVEMQRLASNDLERLLDPAPLAAECGWGWLADGCGYVASRVEMPGVRPEMIEWWFTWFPHHPLRYRIWHPRAHFATELVREPTPAASRSDLRTLPFWGAVHDSTEDVGFGRRRLRIRFVEPWKLGFPRDTLERPNVGLVSCAVVGEPRLGVEHTCLAHVFLRSPGDGLVLRSRFWIGAALRPYGPRLLGQLATPLLRRKLVRRVAIPRVAPRSLLLHCGEEFANLAAILPDLYTRFGRPS, encoded by the coding sequence GTGGCGAGCCCAGAGCGCGAGGAGGAGGTTCTCAAGCGTCTACTAGAGCGCGTTCCCGAGGCGCCCGAGGCAGTCGCGACGGCGGCCGCTGCACCCGCTCTCGCCCAAGTCGAGATGCAGCGCTTGGCGAGCAACGACCTCGAGCGTTTGCTCGATCCCGCGCCACTCGCTGCCGAGTGCGGCTGGGGGTGGCTCGCCGACGGTTGTGGCTACGTCGCGTCGCGTGTCGAGATGCCCGGCGTGCGACCGGAGATGATCGAGTGGTGGTTCACCTGGTTTCCGCACCACCCGCTCCGCTACCGCATCTGGCATCCGCGGGCGCACTTCGCGACCGAGCTCGTGCGCGAGCCGACACCTGCGGCTAGCCGGAGTGACCTTCGCACACTTCCTTTCTGGGGAGCGGTGCACGACTCGACCGAGGACGTCGGCTTCGGGCGCAGGCGTTTGCGCATCCGGTTCGTCGAGCCGTGGAAGCTCGGTTTTCCTCGCGACACACTCGAGCGGCCCAACGTCGGCCTTGTATCTTGCGCCGTCGTTGGCGAGCCAAGGCTCGGTGTCGAACACACGTGTCTTGCACACGTCTTCTTGCGCTCGCCAGGTGACGGGCTGGTCCTGCGCAGCCGTTTTTGGATCGGTGCCGCTCTGCGTCCTTACGGGCCTCGCCTGCTCGGGCAGCTCGCAACGCCGCTGCTCCGACGCAAGCTCGTGCGCCGCGTTGCGATTCCGCGGGTGGCGCCCCGCTCGCTGCTGCTGCACTGCGGCGAAGAGTTCGCCAACCTGGCGGCGATCCTGCCCGACCTTTACACGCGCTTCGGACGCCCGAGCTGA